A genomic segment from Juglans regia cultivar Chandler chromosome 14, Walnut 2.0, whole genome shotgun sequence encodes:
- the LOC108996873 gene encoding UDP-glycosyltransferase 87A1-like yields the protein MDPTKTYSSAVCRVVAMPYPGRGHINPMMNLCKQLVLKSPSIIVTFVVTEEWLGIIGEQTKPANIRFATIPNVIPSERVRAKDFPGFLEAISTKMEAPFEELLDRLEHPVTAIVADTYLVWAVEVGNRRNIPVASLMTMSATVFSVIHHLELLVQNGHFPVELSERGDELVDYIPGVPAMRLADLPAFLPGNGLKVKSLSWKCILLVPKAQYLLFTCVHELEPQVFDTLRAEFPIPIYPIGPSIPYLELRDDASGSDGNVNGVNYFHWLDSQPIRSVLYISFGSFYSVSDAQMDEIVGGVRDSGVRCLWVSRGNNARFKDGCGDMGLVVPWCDQLKVLCHSSLGGFWTHCGWNSTLEGVFAGLPMLTFPILFDQFPNSKQIVDDWKVGWRIKKDVRSKDLVTRGDISELLKKFMDQKSNEGLKLRMRAKELQEACQRATAEGGSTQNYLDAFIKDIYGSQS from the exons ATGGATCCGACCAAAACATATTCATCCGCCGTCTGCCGCGTGGTGGCGATGCCCTATCCCGGTCGAGGCCACATCAACCCCATGATGAACCTTTGCAAGCAACTAGTTTTGAAAAGCCCATCCATCATCGTCACCTTCGTCGTCACCGAGGAGTGGCTCGGCATCATCGGCGAACAAACCAAGCCGGCTAACATACGCTTCGCCACGATACCCAACGTCATACCTTCCGAGCGTGTTCGTGCTAAAGATTTTCCCGGATTCCTTGAGGCCATCAGCACGAAGATGGAAGCGCCCTTTGAGGAGCTACTGGACCGGCTTGAACATCCGGTGACTGCCATAGTGGCCGATACTTATTTGGTATGGGCCGTCGAAGTGGGGAACCGGAGGAATATTCCGGTGGCGTCACTAATGACCATGTCCGCGACGGTGTTCTCGGTGATTCACCATCTTGAGCTCCTCGTGCAGAACGGGCATTTCCCGGTTGAACTGTCTG AACGGGGAGACGAGCTTGTGGACTACATCCCTGGAGTCCCAGCTATGCGTCTTGCAGATCTTCCTGCCTTTTTACCTGGAAATGGTTTAAAAGTCAAGTCTCTTAGCTGGAAATGTATTTTGTTGGTGCCCAAAGCGCAGTATCTACTATTCACTTGTGTACATGAGCTTGAACCTCAAGTCTTTGACACTTTAAGAGCAGAATTTCCAATCCCCATCTACCCCATTGGCCCTTCCATACCCTACTTAGAACTTCGAGACGATGCCTCCGGCTCCGATGGTAACGTCAATGGTGTAAACTATTTCCACTGGCTAGATTCTCAACCTATCCGTTCTGTCTTGTACATCTCATTTGGAAGTTTCTACTCAGTCTCAGATGCTCAAATGGATGAAATTGTTGGTGGTGTGCGAGATAGTGGTGTTAGGTGCTTGTGGGTGTCAAGGGGGAACAATGCTAGGTTTAAGGATGGTTGTGGGGATATGGGTTTGGTGGTACCTTGGTGTGACCAATTGAAGGTTTTGTGCCACTCTTCCTTAGGAGGGTTTTGGACACATTGTGGATGGAATTCCACATTAGAGGGTGTTTTTGCTGGTCTTCCAATGCTTACTTTTCCCATATTGTTTGATCAATTTCCAAACAGTAAACAAATTGTAGACGATTGGAAAGTTGGATGGAGGATTAAGAAAGATGTGAGATCGAAAGATTTGGTGACAAGAGGAGACATTTCTGAGCTCTTAAAGAAGTTTATGGATCAAAAAAGTAACGAGGGGCTCAAACTGAGGATGCGAGCAAAAGAACTTCAAGAGGCCTGTCAAAGGGCAACTGCTGAAGGTGGATCAACTCAAAATTATCTTGATGCCTTCATCAAGGACATTTATGGAAGCCAATCTTGA